In the Sediminibacter sp. Hel_I_10 genome, one interval contains:
- a CDS encoding anhydro-N-acetylmuramic acid kinase: MIKSDYKVIGVMSGTSLDGIDLAYITFRFADKVGFEIQHAETVAYSNTWRKQLSKLTEMELDDLKRLDNSYTVYLSEVINNFIKTHRLDDVDAICSHGHTALHRPQDGLTYQIGNLPVLAELTNHKVVCDFRVQDVKLGGQGAPLVPIGDQLLFSNYDYCINLGGFANISFEEEGLRIAYDICPVNTVLNYYAELLGESYDAEGKIAASGKVDQTLLQQLNELPFYKMSSPKSLGLEWVKHTVLPIIDTFDLAIPDVIATFTEHVAVQIAAVVHKDSKILCTGGGTYNTYLLSRIEHLKDIEITHTKKNLIEFKEALIFGLLGVLKLRDAINCLASVTGACHDHSSGEIYNP, encoded by the coding sequence ATGATAAAATCAGATTATAAGGTCATTGGTGTGATGTCTGGGACGTCATTAGACGGCATAGATTTAGCTTATATCACATTCCGTTTTGCAGATAAGGTTGGGTTTGAAATTCAGCATGCAGAGACTGTTGCTTATAGTAACACTTGGCGAAAGCAACTTTCTAAGTTAACAGAGATGGAACTTGATGATCTTAAACGATTAGATAATTCTTACACAGTTTATCTTTCCGAGGTGATCAATAATTTTATTAAAACACATCGTCTTGATGATGTTGATGCGATATGTTCTCATGGGCATACGGCGCTTCATCGACCACAGGATGGATTGACCTATCAAATAGGTAATTTACCGGTTTTAGCGGAGTTGACTAATCATAAAGTAGTTTGTGATTTTAGGGTTCAAGATGTAAAACTTGGAGGGCAAGGCGCACCTTTGGTACCTATTGGAGACCAATTGTTGTTTTCCAACTATGATTATTGTATTAATCTCGGTGGTTTTGCTAATATTTCTTTTGAAGAGGAAGGTCTACGGATTGCTTATGATATCTGTCCCGTAAATACCGTGCTCAATTATTATGCAGAATTATTAGGAGAGAGCTATGATGCTGAAGGTAAAATAGCGGCTTCTGGAAAAGTAGATCAAACGCTGTTACAGCAATTGAATGAATTGCCGTTTTACAAGATGAGTTCGCCAAAGTCTCTAGGTTTAGAATGGGTAAAACATACGGTTTTGCCAATTATAGATACTTTTGACTTAGCTATCCCAGATGTTATTGCGACATTTACAGAACACGTAGCAGTACAAATTGCTGCAGTGGTGCATAAAGATTCAAAGATTTTATGTACCGGCGGCGGCACCTACAATACGTATTTATTATCTCGAATTGAGCACTTGAAAGACATTGAAATAACACACACAAAAAAGAATCTGATTGAATTTAAGGAAGCTCTAATTTTTGGTCTTTTAGGAGTTCTTAAACTACGAGATGCAATTAATTGTTTGGCAAGTGTTACTGGAGCTTGCCATGACCATAGTTCTGGCGAAATTTATAATCCGTAA
- a CDS encoding MotA/TolQ/ExbB proton channel family protein: MLLLSNMQDGAELIPEQESVEKSLSVIELISSGGSAGIIIMLLLFLLLIAAIYIYFERLFAIKAASKIDGNFMNQIKDHVSNGKIDSAQMLCAQVNSPVSRLINKGITRIGKPLEDINTAIENAGRLEVYSLEKNVSVLATISGVAPMIGFLGTVIGMILSIFEIANSGGQIDIKQLSDGLYTAMTTTVGGLIVGIVAYMAYNHLVVKTDKVIYQMEANSLEFLDHLNEPI, translated from the coding sequence ATGTTATTACTCAGTAATATGCAAGATGGGGCAGAGCTTATTCCAGAACAAGAATCTGTAGAAAAAAGCCTCTCTGTTATAGAATTAATTAGCAGTGGAGGAAGCGCCGGAATCATTATCATGCTCTTGCTTTTTCTACTTTTAATTGCCGCAATTTATATATATTTCGAGCGACTCTTTGCCATAAAGGCGGCATCAAAAATTGATGGGAATTTTATGAATCAAATCAAGGATCATGTTTCTAACGGAAAGATTGATTCTGCTCAAATGTTATGCGCTCAAGTCAACTCTCCAGTATCGCGACTAATCAATAAGGGGATAACCCGCATTGGTAAGCCTTTAGAAGACATCAATACAGCAATAGAAAATGCAGGTAGATTAGAAGTTTATAGCCTAGAAAAGAATGTAAGTGTACTTGCTACTATTTCTGGAGTTGCTCCAATGATTGGATTTTTAGGGACTGTAATTGGGATGATATTATCCATTTTTGAAATCGCTAATTCTGGTGGGCAAATTGATATCAAACAATTATCTGATGGATTGTACACGGCGATGACCACAACCGTGGGAGGTCTTATCGTTGGTATTGTTGCCTACATGGCCTATAACCATTTAGTGGTCAAGACCGATAAGGTTATTTATCAAATGGAAGCTAACTCGCTTGAGTTTTTAGATCATTTAAATGAGCCTATTTAA
- the nhaD gene encoding sodium:proton antiporter NhaD: protein METIIIIVFVIGYLAITVEHSIKIDKLIPALVMMAISWALISLGIDGFTQWFDSGNHNLIEDFGTFAHEVKMEQMEETLLHHLGKTAEILVFLLGAMTIVEIIDYFDGFSTIKNFIKTKSKKRILWLFGFLAFFLSAIIDNLTATIVLISILQKLVYDRDIRIWYAGLIIIAANAGGAWSPIGDVTTTMLWIGNKVTTGHLFVYLFLPSLICMLVPFFIASFLPVFKGKLPENTDDRADEPKNKFSSTMLYLGLGGIVSVPVFKTVTHLPPYVGMMLALGIVAIFAEIYSNSKFSMSSQDSEESDAHASHSPVHHSLSKIELPSILFFLGILMAVAALESLGILFNFAGSLQENMPMLGTELHGEGVSDLVILLLGVGSAVIDNVPLVAASLGMFSLPTDNELWHFIAYSAGTGGSMLIIGSAAGVVAMGMEKIDFFWYLKKISWLALIGFLAGAIAFMFTRTIF from the coding sequence ATGGAAACCATTATAATCATTGTATTCGTCATAGGATATCTAGCGATTACCGTCGAACACAGCATAAAAATAGATAAATTAATTCCAGCCTTGGTCATGATGGCCATAAGTTGGGCGCTCATATCACTAGGGATTGACGGCTTTACGCAATGGTTTGATTCTGGAAACCATAACCTGATTGAAGACTTTGGCACATTTGCTCATGAGGTCAAGATGGAGCAAATGGAAGAGACCCTATTACACCACCTTGGTAAAACCGCAGAGATTTTGGTGTTCTTATTGGGAGCGATGACTATTGTTGAGATCATTGATTATTTCGACGGGTTCTCTACAATAAAGAACTTTATTAAAACCAAAAGCAAAAAGCGTATTTTATGGCTTTTCGGTTTTTTAGCTTTCTTTCTATCAGCTATTATTGACAATCTTACCGCAACCATAGTACTCATTTCTATATTACAAAAATTAGTGTATGATAGAGACATCAGAATATGGTACGCGGGCCTTATAATTATTGCCGCCAATGCGGGTGGAGCATGGTCTCCAATTGGAGACGTTACCACAACGATGCTGTGGATTGGTAATAAAGTGACCACAGGACACTTGTTTGTGTACCTTTTTCTCCCTTCGCTTATCTGTATGCTCGTGCCATTTTTTATAGCCTCATTTCTACCTGTGTTTAAGGGCAAATTACCCGAAAATACAGATGACAGAGCAGATGAGCCTAAAAACAAATTTAGCTCTACAATGTTATATTTAGGTTTAGGTGGTATTGTCTCAGTACCTGTATTTAAAACAGTGACGCACCTTCCGCCATATGTTGGGATGATGTTGGCCTTAGGTATCGTGGCTATTTTTGCTGAAATTTATAGTAACTCTAAGTTTAGCATGTCAAGTCAAGATTCCGAAGAGAGTGACGCACACGCCTCACATAGCCCAGTACATCATTCGTTATCTAAAATTGAGCTACCAAGTATCTTATTCTTTCTCGGTATTTTAATGGCTGTTGCTGCTTTAGAATCTTTAGGTATTCTATTTAACTTTGCAGGATCCTTACAAGAAAATATGCCCATGTTAGGGACAGAGCTTCATGGAGAAGGTGTGTCTGATCTTGTGATCTTGTTGCTAGGTGTTGGTTCGGCGGTTATTGATAATGTACCATTGGTTGCGGCAAGTTTAGGGATGTTCTCATTGCCAACAGATAATGAATTATGGCATTTTATTGCTTATTCTGCAGGTACTGGGGGTAGTATGTTGATCATTGGTTCTGCTGCAGGTGTTGTGGCTATGGGAATGGAGAAGATAGACTTTTTCTGGTATCTCAAAAAAATCTCTTGGTTGGCATTAATTGGCTTTTTAGCAGGTGCAATTGCCTTTATGTTTACGAGAACTATATTTTAA
- a CDS encoding Glu/Leu/Phe/Val dehydrogenase dimerization domain-containing protein yields MKDLLQKYEEKTPEIIFNWKDPETEAEGWTVINSLRGGAAGGGTRMRKGLDINEVLSLAKTMEVKFTVSGPAIGGAKSGINFDPNDPRKKGVLERWYAAVSPLLKSYYGTGGDLNVDEIHEVIPITEQSGVWHPQEGVFEGHFRPTQADKINRIGQLRHGVIKVIENPKYSPNVSRKYTIADMITGFGVAEAAKHFYDIHGDSIVGKRAIVQGFGNVGAAAAFYLAQMGAKVVGIIDIAGGLINEEGFTFNEITDLYLNKVGNTLASDHLIPFSEINEKIWSLETEVFAPCAASRLVTQDQIDQMIETGLEVVSCGANVPFADKEIFFGSIMEHTDQKVSLIPDFISNCGMARVFAYFMERKVQMTDEAIFSDTSEIIRKALEKVYEKNNNKTGVSATAFEIALSQLI; encoded by the coding sequence ATGAAAGATTTACTTCAAAAGTACGAGGAAAAGACACCAGAAATCATATTTAATTGGAAAGATCCCGAAACAGAAGCAGAGGGCTGGACAGTTATTAACTCTTTACGTGGAGGTGCTGCCGGTGGCGGAACTAGAATGCGAAAAGGCTTAGATATCAATGAAGTCTTGTCTTTGGCCAAAACCATGGAGGTTAAATTTACTGTTTCAGGTCCAGCTATTGGTGGTGCTAAATCAGGTATTAATTTTGACCCTAATGATCCAAGAAAGAAAGGGGTTTTAGAGCGCTGGTATGCCGCGGTATCGCCATTGCTTAAAAGTTACTACGGTACAGGAGGAGACCTTAATGTAGATGAAATTCATGAAGTGATCCCTATTACTGAACAAAGTGGTGTTTGGCATCCACAAGAAGGGGTGTTTGAAGGTCACTTTAGACCCACTCAAGCAGATAAAATTAATAGAATTGGCCAGCTAAGACATGGTGTAATTAAGGTTATAGAAAACCCAAAATATTCACCAAACGTGTCTAGAAAATATACCATTGCCGATATGATAACTGGTTTTGGCGTAGCAGAAGCAGCTAAGCATTTTTATGATATCCATGGCGATTCCATTGTTGGAAAACGTGCTATTGTTCAAGGATTTGGTAATGTTGGTGCCGCAGCTGCATTTTATTTAGCACAAATGGGCGCTAAAGTTGTAGGAATCATCGATATTGCTGGTGGTTTAATTAATGAGGAGGGTTTTACTTTTAATGAAATCACAGACCTTTATCTTAATAAAGTAGGCAATACCCTGGCAAGTGATCACCTCATTCCTTTTTCTGAAATCAACGAAAAAATCTGGTCTTTAGAAACAGAAGTGTTTGCACCATGTGCCGCTTCTCGTTTAGTGACGCAAGACCAAATTGACCAAATGATTGAAACTGGTCTTGAAGTCGTGTCTTGTGGAGCTAATGTGCCTTTTGCAGATAAAGAAATTTTCTTTGGAAGTATTATGGAACACACTGACCAAAAGGTGAGCTTAATTCCCGACTTTATCTCTAATTGTGGGATGGCTCGAGTGTTTGCTTACTTCATGGAACGTAAAGTACAAATGACCGATGAGGCTATTTTTAGCGACACTTCAGAAATTATAAGAAAAGCCTTAGAGAAGGTTTACGAAAAAAATAATAATAAAACAGGCGTTAGTGCAACAGCATTTGAAATTGCGCTAAGTCAATTGATATAA
- a CDS encoding biopolymer transporter ExbD, which yields MKIRGRNKVTPEFNMSSMTDIVFLLLIFFMLASTLVTTNAIDILLPKADGKTENKQSIAVSITKDLNYYIDQKLVGQSVLENELVSVLSQQDQPTIVLRAEKSVPVENVVKVMDIANRNKFKVILAVKPND from the coding sequence ATGAAGATTAGAGGACGAAATAAGGTCACGCCAGAGTTCAATATGTCATCAATGACAGATATTGTGTTCCTGCTATTGATATTTTTTATGTTGGCCTCAACCTTGGTTACCACAAATGCTATAGATATTCTTTTACCAAAAGCAGATGGAAAAACTGAAAACAAACAATCCATTGCGGTCAGTATCACTAAAGATCTCAATTACTATATAGATCAAAAACTGGTTGGTCAAAGTGTTCTAGAGAACGAGTTAGTGAGTGTATTATCGCAACAAGATCAACCTACTATTGTATTGCGTGCAGAAAAATCTGTACCGGTTGAGAATGTTGTAAAGGTTATGGATATCGCTAACCGTAATAAATTTAAAGTGATTTTAGCGGTAAAGCCTAATGATTAG